The DNA region GCTGCTCGGCGTCGCGTTCGCTTGTCTGCGCAACGACGGCGACTGGGTCGCGCCGGTCACGATGCAGGTGCTGGTGGTCCATGGGCTGACCGTCTACGTCAGCACCACGACCGCGCTCGTGTCGCGGCGGCAGGACCTCTCGCTCAAGCGGTTGCGCAGCGGTGAGACCGCCGAACCGGTGATCCTGGCCGGGGTGATGACGCCGATGCTCGTCCTGGGGCTGATCCAGGGCGCGCTGTTCGTCGGCATCGCCATGGTCGCCGGGGCGCCGCTGCCCAAGGACCTCGCGGCGATGGCGGCAGCGATCGTGGGCGGGACGCTCGTCGCGGCGGGCGCGGGCCTGGCCACGGCGGCGGTCACCGCGACCCCGGAGAACGCCCAGATCACCACTGCGCCGCTGGTCGCGGCCATGATGGGCGGCGCGATGTGGGTGCTGTCCACCCCCGCCCCGTCCAGGTGGCTGCTGGCGGTCCCTGGCGGCGCGACCGCCGAGCTGGTGCGCGCCGGGCTCGACGGTGGGCGCGACCCGCTGGTCCCGATCGCGGTCATGATTGCCTGGGCGGGTGCGACGGTGTGGCTGGGGCGCCGGTACTTCCGGTGGGAACCACGGTCCTGACCTCGCACGCGAAGGTGTCCTGGCCGTAGGGCCACAGGAACCGGCTCGATGGCCTGTGGAACACGGTTTACCTCCACGCTTACGAGTTGGTGGGAAACCATCGTGTTCGGCACGCGGCGAACCGATCAACCGCGCGGTTGAACGTCAGGAGACGGGTGACCCGAGGTGGTCGAGCAGCAGCGCGGTGAGCGCCTCGGGGGCCTCTTCCGGGATCCAGTGGGTCAGGTCGTCGAGCATCTCGAAGCGGTAGGCGCCGGTGACCCACTTGTCGCAGCCGAGGGCGGCCGTCGAGCCGAAGGCGACGTCCTCGGTGCCCCACACGAACATCGTCGGCACCGACACCGCGTCCGGTGGCACGTTCCACTTCATCGCCCGGTACCAGTTGAGCGCCGCGATCATGGCGCCCTCCTCGGACAGGCGCGTGATGTAGTCGTTGATGTGCGAGCGCGGCGGCCGGTACTCGAACAGCTGGCGCAGCGCGGCGCCGTTGTCGACCAGCAGGCGCTTCTCCGCGGAGCGCTCCTGGAAGACGGAGATGTATTGCGACCGCAGCCGCTGGTCCTCGTCCTCTTTGTACGCCCGCGCGATGGCCGCCGGGTGCGGGGCGGACACGGCGGTGAGGGTGCGCAGCCGGTCGGGGTGCTCGGCGGCGGTGTGCCAGGCCACCGCGGCGCCCCAGTCGTGGCCGACCAGGTCGAACCGGGACCAGCCCAACTCGTCGGCGATGGCGATCACGTCGCCGACGAGTTCGTCCATCTTGTAGTCGGCCACGTCCGCGGGCCGCGCGCCGGGGGAGTAGCCGCGCTGGTCTGGGGCGACCGCGTGGAACCCGGCCCGGCCCAACTCGGCGACCTGGTGCGCCCACTCGGTCGACGCCTGCGGGAATCCGTGCAGCAGCAGCACCGGCCGGTCACCGGGCGCACCCGCCGCGAGCGCGTCGAACGTGCCCGCGGCGGTGGTGATCTGGACGTGTTCGGTCACCCGCCGACCCTATTGCGAGGGAGTAAGCGGGAACACACCAGCCCGGACTGGCGGGTGTTGCGAAGATTGAGGTGTGACCGACCCCCAACCGCGGTACCGCACCTTCGGCCCGACCACCGGCGTGCGCGGCGTAGTCCTGCTGCTGCACGGTGGCCAGGAGCGCAGCCATGCCCGCGTGGGCGCCTGGCGCCCCGCCTATCTGCGGATGCTGCCCTTCGCCAAAGCGATCACCAGGGCGGGCGCCGGTCAGGGCATCGCCGTGTGGGCGCTGCGCTACCGCTATCGCGGCTGGAACGCGCCCGATCGGGACCCGGTCCGCGACACCGAGTGGGCGCTGGACCAGATCCGGCTCGCCCACGGTGACGTCCCCGTCGTGCTGGTCGGACACTCCATGGGCGGCCGGACGGCGCTGCGAGCGGGTGGCGACCCGTCGGTCGTGGCGGTGTGCGCGCTGGCGCCGTGGACCAAGCCCAAGGAGCCGGTCGACCACCTGGTGGGCCGGACGGTGCTGATCGCCCACGGTCTCAACGACCGCACGACCGATCCCGAGCTGTCCTTCTCCTTCGCCCGCCGCGCCAAGGTGGTCACCGATCAGGTCGTCCACTTCGACGTGCACGACGAGGGGCACGCGCTGCTGCGCAAGGCCGACACCTGGACCCGGCTGGTGACCGGTTTCGTTCTCGGTGTCCTCGGCACCCAACCGATCGACCCGGTGATTACGAATGCCCTGGGACGGCCCTCACCGGAAGGGCTGCGCATCCCCCTTTAGGGAGGCCCAGTGCGGCGCTTGGCGGTGATCGGGAGCGGCGTGTCCGGGCTGACCGCCGCGTACCTGCTGCGGCAGCGGTTCGACGTGACCCTGTTCGAGTCAGACGACCGGCTCGGCGGACACGCCCACACCCACGACCTGCCGACCTCCGACGGCACCCTCGCCAGGGTCGACAGCGGGTTCATCGTGCACAACGAGCGGACCTACCCGAA from Alloactinosynnema sp. L-07 includes:
- a CDS encoding ABC transporter permease encodes the protein MIALARIELLLLLRNKTTAAMALAMPLLLGVAFACLRNDGDWVAPVTMQVLVVHGLTVYVSTTTALVSRRQDLSLKRLRSGETAEPVILAGVMTPMLVLGLIQGALFVGIAMVAGAPLPKDLAAMAAAIVGGTLVAAGAGLATAAVTATPENAQITTAPLVAAMMGGAMWVLSTPAPSRWLLAVPGGATAELVRAGLDGGRDPLVPIAVMIAWAGATVWLGRRYFRWEPRS
- a CDS encoding alpha/beta hydrolase; this translates as MTDPQPRYRTFGPTTGVRGVVLLLHGGQERSHARVGAWRPAYLRMLPFAKAITRAGAGQGIAVWALRYRYRGWNAPDRDPVRDTEWALDQIRLAHGDVPVVLVGHSMGGRTALRAGGDPSVVAVCALAPWTKPKEPVDHLVGRTVLIAHGLNDRTTDPELSFSFARRAKVVTDQVVHFDVHDEGHALLRKADTWTRLVTGFVLGVLGTQPIDPVITNALGRPSPEGLRIPL
- a CDS encoding alpha/beta fold hydrolase, yielding MTEHVQITTAAGTFDALAAGAPGDRPVLLLHGFPQASTEWAHQVAELGRAGFHAVAPDQRGYSPGARPADVADYKMDELVGDVIAIADELGWSRFDLVGHDWGAAVAWHTAAEHPDRLRTLTAVSAPHPAAIARAYKEDEDQRLRSQYISVFQERSAEKRLLVDNGAALRQLFEYRPPRSHINDYITRLSEEGAMIAALNWYRAMKWNVPPDAVSVPTMFVWGTEDVAFGSTAALGCDKWVTGAYRFEMLDDLTHWIPEEAPEALTALLLDHLGSPVS